A stretch of the Uranotaenia lowii strain MFRU-FL chromosome 3, ASM2978415v1, whole genome shotgun sequence genome encodes the following:
- the LOC129751128 gene encoding KAT8 regulatory NSL complex subunit 2 isoform X2, with protein MSQSRFAKRSPRKMSNLRGHQQRTRPYPQTHHQTSSTASSGSGRSAVAAVSSKVAGTITIVDQEKALRNKIHMEIEKKSKACSNASYECTLPRLEQYNYCKRHILQDPRSSFKQCAYFFASNGKRCTEPAPRYDNKKDYGTNYCYEHSRLSQLTKTKSTIGKFTPVETTETLLHGLAHHVKVDKAKQNQQQYRHQHHHLGSGNCSSTSMKISVHDDEEDPGDVDVATPSVDPYVDIDVTSINDSGRVVLDYASDSSTDEEAATVGNTWRGHDLDNSDNESVDSQNEDLLKHAGIYTAEEATMITKEKLIRLQALYIDQFHRLQHVLREKRRRYLHDLRKERETYCSIHDQVKDSPKERKLYEKMKAFNHYHKKYGMESILHRKYLEKRAKATEGLHHKVPSNPKCAFTEGGVKCGERTLPCCKFCRKHIMEDKKQVLFKLCGVEKSGVVCQEPLANIFEDTTCFLHVELPAQKIFTKKKYESESDGEEVGEASMSVSLDTVKREPLDAPKSVKTSPSQSSSTTATAAETEDQEEPIGPLVEEYNVTIAHDNEPDSLEDSLPVSVIPKPVKPKAEKDESEDTNETTQAGA; from the exons TCCGGACGCTCGGCGGTCGCCGCAGTTTCTTCAAAGGTAGCTGGTACCATTACTATAGTCGATCAGGAAAAGGCTCTGCGCAACAAAATCCACATGGAGatcgagaaaaaatcgaaagCTTGCTCGAATGCTTCCTACGAGTGTACACTTCCGCGTTTGGAACAGTACAATTACTGCAAACGACACATCTTGCAAGATCCGAGATCTTCGTTCAAGCAGTGCGCGTACTTCTTTGCCAGCAATGGCAAACGCTGCACGGAACCGGCTCCAAGATATGACAACAAAAAGGACTACGGAACCAACTATTGCTACGAGCATAGCCGATTGTCACAGTtgacgaaaaccaaatccaCAATCGGTAAATTTACACCGGTCGAAACGACGGAAACGCTGCTCCACGGTCTGGCGCACCATGTTAAGGTGGACAAGGCCAAGCAGAATCAACAGCAGTACcgtcatcagcatcatcatctgGGCTCGGGGAACTGCTCGTCTACCTCGATGAAGATTAGCGTCCACGACGATGAGGAAGACCCGGGAGACGTTGATGTCGCGACGCCCTCGGTGGATCCCTATG TCGACATCGATGTGACGTCCATCAACGACTCCGGCCGCGTGGTGCTCGATTATGCCTCGGACAGCAGCACCGACGAAGAGGCCGCCACCGTGGGCAATACATGGCGTGGACACGATCTAGACAATTCGGACAACGAAAGCGTCGATTCGCAGAACGAAGATCTGTTGAAACATGCCGGTATTTACACCGCCGAAGAGGCCACAATGATCACCAAGGAGAAACTGATCCGTTTGCAGGCCCTGTATATCGATCAGTTCCATCGGCTGCAGCATGTGCTGCGAGAAAAGCGACGCCGCTACCTGCACGATCTGCGCAAGGAACGCGAAACGTACTGTAGCATTCACGATCAGGTTAAGGATTCGCCGAAGGAACGTAAGCTGTACGAAAAAATGAAAGCTTTCAATCACTATCACAAGAAGTATGGAATGGAATCCATCTTACATCGCAAATATTTGGAAAAGCGTGCGAAGGCTACGGAGGGCTTGCACCATAAAGTCCCTTCAAATCCTAAGTGTGCTTTTACCGAAGGAGGAGTTAAATGTGGCGAGCGTACATTGCCTTGCTgcaaattttgccgaaagcatATTATGGAGGATAAAAAGCAAGTGTTGTTCAAGCTCTGTGGAGTGGAGAAAAGTGGAGTTGTTTGTCAGGAACCATTGGCCAACATTTTCGAAGATACAACTTGCTTCCTTCATGTGGAGCTACCGGCTCAGAAAATATTCACCAAAAAGAAATACGAATCTGAATCAGACGGCGAAGAAGTTGGTGAAGCCTCAATGTCCGTTTCGCTAGACACGGTTAAAAGGGAACCTTTGGATGCTCCCAAAAGCGTCAAAACGTCTCCTTCACAGTCGTCAAGTACCACTGCTACCGCTGCTGAAACGGAAGATCAAGAAGAACCAATTGGGCCACTTGTTGAGGAGTACAATGTTACGATTGCCCATGACAATGAACCGGATAGCTTAGAAGATTCCCTTCCGGTCAGTGTAATTCCAAAGCCAGTAAAACCTAAAGCCGAAAAGGACGAATCGGAGGATACAAATGAAACAACCCAAGCAGGAGCCTGA
- the LOC129751128 gene encoding KAT8 regulatory NSL complex subunit 2 isoform X1, with protein sequence MQQNSNNLVRSPRKMSNLRGHQQRTRPYPQTHHQTSSTASSGSGRSAVAAVSSKVAGTITIVDQEKALRNKIHMEIEKKSKACSNASYECTLPRLEQYNYCKRHILQDPRSSFKQCAYFFASNGKRCTEPAPRYDNKKDYGTNYCYEHSRLSQLTKTKSTIGKFTPVETTETLLHGLAHHVKVDKAKQNQQQYRHQHHHLGSGNCSSTSMKISVHDDEEDPGDVDVATPSVDPYVDIDVTSINDSGRVVLDYASDSSTDEEAATVGNTWRGHDLDNSDNESVDSQNEDLLKHAGIYTAEEATMITKEKLIRLQALYIDQFHRLQHVLREKRRRYLHDLRKERETYCSIHDQVKDSPKERKLYEKMKAFNHYHKKYGMESILHRKYLEKRAKATEGLHHKVPSNPKCAFTEGGVKCGERTLPCCKFCRKHIMEDKKQVLFKLCGVEKSGVVCQEPLANIFEDTTCFLHVELPAQKIFTKKKYESESDGEEVGEASMSVSLDTVKREPLDAPKSVKTSPSQSSSTTATAAETEDQEEPIGPLVEEYNVTIAHDNEPDSLEDSLPVSVIPKPVKPKAEKDESEDTNETTQAGA encoded by the exons TCCGGACGCTCGGCGGTCGCCGCAGTTTCTTCAAAGGTAGCTGGTACCATTACTATAGTCGATCAGGAAAAGGCTCTGCGCAACAAAATCCACATGGAGatcgagaaaaaatcgaaagCTTGCTCGAATGCTTCCTACGAGTGTACACTTCCGCGTTTGGAACAGTACAATTACTGCAAACGACACATCTTGCAAGATCCGAGATCTTCGTTCAAGCAGTGCGCGTACTTCTTTGCCAGCAATGGCAAACGCTGCACGGAACCGGCTCCAAGATATGACAACAAAAAGGACTACGGAACCAACTATTGCTACGAGCATAGCCGATTGTCACAGTtgacgaaaaccaaatccaCAATCGGTAAATTTACACCGGTCGAAACGACGGAAACGCTGCTCCACGGTCTGGCGCACCATGTTAAGGTGGACAAGGCCAAGCAGAATCAACAGCAGTACcgtcatcagcatcatcatctgGGCTCGGGGAACTGCTCGTCTACCTCGATGAAGATTAGCGTCCACGACGATGAGGAAGACCCGGGAGACGTTGATGTCGCGACGCCCTCGGTGGATCCCTATG TCGACATCGATGTGACGTCCATCAACGACTCCGGCCGCGTGGTGCTCGATTATGCCTCGGACAGCAGCACCGACGAAGAGGCCGCCACCGTGGGCAATACATGGCGTGGACACGATCTAGACAATTCGGACAACGAAAGCGTCGATTCGCAGAACGAAGATCTGTTGAAACATGCCGGTATTTACACCGCCGAAGAGGCCACAATGATCACCAAGGAGAAACTGATCCGTTTGCAGGCCCTGTATATCGATCAGTTCCATCGGCTGCAGCATGTGCTGCGAGAAAAGCGACGCCGCTACCTGCACGATCTGCGCAAGGAACGCGAAACGTACTGTAGCATTCACGATCAGGTTAAGGATTCGCCGAAGGAACGTAAGCTGTACGAAAAAATGAAAGCTTTCAATCACTATCACAAGAAGTATGGAATGGAATCCATCTTACATCGCAAATATTTGGAAAAGCGTGCGAAGGCTACGGAGGGCTTGCACCATAAAGTCCCTTCAAATCCTAAGTGTGCTTTTACCGAAGGAGGAGTTAAATGTGGCGAGCGTACATTGCCTTGCTgcaaattttgccgaaagcatATTATGGAGGATAAAAAGCAAGTGTTGTTCAAGCTCTGTGGAGTGGAGAAAAGTGGAGTTGTTTGTCAGGAACCATTGGCCAACATTTTCGAAGATACAACTTGCTTCCTTCATGTGGAGCTACCGGCTCAGAAAATATTCACCAAAAAGAAATACGAATCTGAATCAGACGGCGAAGAAGTTGGTGAAGCCTCAATGTCCGTTTCGCTAGACACGGTTAAAAGGGAACCTTTGGATGCTCCCAAAAGCGTCAAAACGTCTCCTTCACAGTCGTCAAGTACCACTGCTACCGCTGCTGAAACGGAAGATCAAGAAGAACCAATTGGGCCACTTGTTGAGGAGTACAATGTTACGATTGCCCATGACAATGAACCGGATAGCTTAGAAGATTCCCTTCCGGTCAGTGTAATTCCAAAGCCAGTAAAACCTAAAGCCGAAAAGGACGAATCGGAGGATACAAATGAAACAACCCAAGCAGGAGCCTGA